One window from the genome of Mustela lutreola isolate mMusLut2 chromosome 11, mMusLut2.pri, whole genome shotgun sequence encodes:
- the LOC131811809 gene encoding uncharacterized protein LOC131811809 — protein sequence MACEEDRPPLPIPVLGRGSRSGPFGEGGRAPCFCIQAHGEPHTLSRAVPRGERATNQGRSWRVGFLQEPGTFGTLGPPRAGRMAGRGPTGAGRAQGFRAEPAPQKGGRGQGGPSALCLWGRGAEAESLGLGEGGKAFLSAHICSPPPRNSRTVLRRVASLVPRPLISCVSYLYVVMLMNNSCGADGPGVNRSQSLWISLPITHLAPVAISPRALWWRRPPRRPLGPAPSAFFRASSATYLSGPRMRPGRRRRWLGIPAPPGLRNLGFSPSPLLILPTPAGALLLLGPLLPSPPHRKKPGCLSWVSLSLFFGPQMRKTVLPVFGFPNSQEIPGGGPSHHFLAKHPASWRRNPPQSARTQPGGG from the coding sequence ATGGCCTGCGAGGAGGATCGCCCTCCCCTCCCTATTCCTGTACTTGGAAGGGGATCGAGGTCGGGACCTTTTGGAGAGGGGGGCCGAGCCCCTTGCTTCTGCATCCAGGCACATGGGGAGCCCCACACCCTCTCCAGGGCTGTCCCCCGGGGTGAGAGGGCAACCAACCAGGGTCGGAGCTGGAGGGTGGGGTTCTTGCAGGAACCGGGGACCTTTGGGACGCTAGGTCCCCCGAGAGCCGGTAGAATGGCAGGGCGCGGGCCCACTGGGGCGGGCCGGGCCCAGGGGTTCCGGGCGGAGCCTGCGCCCCAGAAAGGTGGTCGGGGGCAGGGTGGGCCCAGCGCGCTCtgcctctgggggaggggggcagaagcagagagcctcggcctgggagagggagggaaggcttTTCTCTCAGCCCAtatctgctcccccccaccccgaaatTCTCGGACAGTGCTCAGACGTGTGGCGAGCCTTGTCCCCCGCCCCTTAATCTCCTGTGTATCTTATTTGTATGTAGTGATGTTAATGAATAACTCTTGTGGCGCTGATGGACCGGGGGTGAACCGCTCGCAATCTCTCTGGATTTCGTTGCCTATTACTCACCTGGCGCCGGTCGCAATCTCGCCGCGGGCTTTATGGTGGCGGCGGCCGCCACGGAGGCCACTCGGGCCGGCGCCTTCGGCTTTTTTCCGGGCTTCGAGTGCCACCTATCTGTCTGGCCCACGAATGCGCccaggccgccgccgccgctggcTCGGCATTCCAGCGCCTCCCGGGCTCCGGAACTTGGGCTTTTCACCTTCGCCCCTTctcatcctccccaccccagccggCGCGCTCCTCCTTCTCGgacccctgctccccagccccccgCATCGGAAGAAGCCGGGCTGTCTTTCCTGGGTATCACTTTCACTCTTCTTTGGGCCCCAGATGAGAAAAACAGTCCTTCCCGTCTTTGGGTTTCCAAACAGTCAGGAAATTCCGGGAGGGGGACCCTCTCATCATTTTCTGGCCAAGCACCCTGCTTCTTGGCGTAGAAATCCCCCGCAGTCCGCCCGGACCCAGCCGGGCGGGGGATAA